Proteins encoded together in one Janthinobacterium tructae window:
- the waaA gene encoding lipid IV(A) 3-deoxy-D-manno-octulosonic acid transferase: MRLLYTLAWWLALPLVLARLWLRGRQEPGYRQHWGERLGFYPRQLAPAPATLWLHAVSVGETRAAEPLIDALLAAWPDSRIVLTHMTPTGRATGKTLFAKHGARLVQSYLPYDTGAMPARFIRHFAPRICILMETEVWPNLIHQCNRYKVPVVLANARLSQRSLGKAQRLGKLITDAARGITLVAAQTQDDAERVRVLGVRDVVVTGSIKFDVVVPAAALATGAALRAAIGARPVLLCASTREGEEQLLLEALARASLPPDVLLLIVPRHPQRFDEVEKLVLTHGLSVQRRSGLAQDDFVAADTQVLLGDSMGEMFAYYAACDCAFVGGSLLPLGGQNLIEPAALGKPVLIGPHTFNFALVTEQAITAGGAARVADADALMAQASALLQDPLRLSSMGEKALAFAAQHRGATPRTIAAIKPLLS; the protein is encoded by the coding sequence ATGCGACTTCTTTATACCCTTGCCTGGTGGCTGGCCTTGCCCCTGGTACTGGCGCGGCTGTGGCTGCGCGGACGCCAGGAACCCGGCTACCGCCAGCACTGGGGCGAGCGCCTGGGTTTTTACCCTCGCCAGCTGGCACCTGCACCAGCCACGCTCTGGCTGCACGCCGTCTCCGTCGGCGAGACGCGCGCGGCCGAGCCGCTGATCGATGCGCTGCTGGCCGCATGGCCCGATTCCCGCATCGTCCTCACGCACATGACGCCCACAGGGCGCGCGACCGGTAAAACCCTGTTCGCCAAACATGGCGCGCGCCTCGTGCAAAGCTACCTGCCGTACGACACGGGCGCCATGCCGGCCCGTTTCATCCGTCACTTTGCGCCGCGTATCTGCATCCTGATGGAGACGGAAGTGTGGCCAAATCTGATCCATCAATGCAATCGCTACAAAGTGCCGGTGGTGCTGGCCAACGCGCGCTTGTCGCAGCGTTCGCTGGGCAAGGCGCAGCGCCTGGGCAAGCTCATCACCGATGCGGCGCGCGGCATCACCCTGGTGGCGGCGCAGACGCAAGACGACGCCGAGCGCGTGCGCGTGCTGGGCGTGCGGGACGTGGTCGTCACGGGCAGCATCAAGTTCGACGTCGTCGTGCCCGCGGCGGCCCTGGCGACGGGGGCGGCGCTGCGCGCCGCCATCGGTGCGCGTCCCGTGCTGCTGTGCGCCAGCACGCGCGAGGGCGAAGAGCAGCTGCTCCTCGAAGCGCTGGCGCGTGCCAGCCTGCCGCCTGACGTGCTGCTGCTGATCGTGCCGCGCCATCCGCAGCGCTTCGACGAGGTGGAAAAGCTGGTGCTGACGCACGGCTTGAGCGTGCAGCGCAGGTCCGGCCTGGCGCAGGACGATTTTGTGGCGGCGGACACGCAGGTGCTGCTGGGCGACTCGATGGGCGAGATGTTTGCGTACTACGCGGCCTGCGATTGCGCCTTTGTCGGCGGCAGCTTGCTGCCACTGGGCGGGCAAAACCTGATCGAGCCGGCGGCCCTGGGTAAACCCGTGCTGATCGGCCCGCACACCTTCAATTTCGCGCTGGTGACCGAACAGGCGATCACCGCCGGCGGTGCCGCGCGGGTGGCGGACGCCGACGCGCTGATGGCGCAAGCGTCGGCCTTGCTGCAGGATCCGCTGCGTTTATCGTCGATGGGAGAAAAGGCGCTGGCTTTCGCGGCGCAGCACCGGGGCGCCACGCCGCGCACCATCGCGGCTATCAAGCCTTTGCTGTCGTGA
- the waaC gene encoding lipopolysaccharide heptosyltransferase I, producing the protein MAGQPGAQAPLKILLVRVSSLGDVLHNLPMVADIARHFPNSTIDWVVEEGYTSLVRLNPRVGTIFPFALRRWRKSLGKKETRAEIAAFFRSLRQTRYDYVFDTQGLLKTGIIMGAARLAPGGQKVGLANGSEGSGYEGISRIFHTKSIPLDPRTHAVARGRLVAAAALGYTLDTPADFGLPEVSASEPRPDWMGAAPYCVYFHGTARDAKKWAPENWIALGHALAPMPILLPWGSPKEKAEAEVLAAGLPNARVLPKLSMGDATLLARHAALVVGVDTGLTHIAAAFVRPTVEIYADSPLWKTEGNWSPKIINLGDKGAPPGVPEVLAAAQRLLADYPPA; encoded by the coding sequence ATGGCCGGTCAACCTGGCGCACAGGCGCCCTTGAAAATCCTGCTGGTGCGGGTATCTTCTCTGGGCGACGTGCTGCATAACCTGCCGATGGTGGCGGACATCGCCCGCCATTTCCCGAACTCGACCATCGATTGGGTGGTCGAGGAGGGCTACACCAGCCTGGTGCGCCTGAACCCGCGCGTGGGGACGATCTTCCCGTTTGCGCTACGGCGCTGGCGCAAGAGCCTGGGCAAAAAAGAGACGCGCGCGGAAATCGCCGCCTTCTTCCGCAGCCTGCGCCAGACGCGCTACGATTATGTGTTCGATACCCAGGGCTTGCTCAAGACGGGCATCATCATGGGCGCCGCGCGCCTGGCGCCGGGCGGACAGAAGGTCGGCCTGGCGAATGGCAGCGAAGGCTCGGGCTACGAAGGTATCTCGCGCATCTTTCACACGAAAAGCATTCCGCTCGACCCACGCACGCATGCGGTAGCGCGCGGCCGCCTGGTGGCCGCCGCGGCACTCGGCTACACGCTCGATACGCCGGCCGATTTCGGCTTGCCGGAAGTGTCAGCCAGCGAGCCGCGCCCGGACTGGATGGGCGCGGCACCGTATTGCGTATATTTCCACGGCACGGCGCGGGACGCCAAGAAATGGGCGCCGGAAAACTGGATCGCCCTGGGCCATGCGCTCGCGCCCATGCCGATTTTGCTGCCCTGGGGTTCGCCCAAGGAAAAGGCCGAAGCAGAAGTGCTGGCGGCCGGCCTGCCGAATGCGCGCGTGCTGCCGAAGCTGTCGATGGGCGATGCCACCCTGCTGGCGCGCCACGCGGCGCTGGTGGTCGGCGTCGATACGGGCCTGACGCATATCGCCGCCGCCTTTGTGCGTCCGACGGTGGAAATCTATGCCGATTCGCCGCTGTGGAAAACGGAAGGCAACTGGTCGCCGAAAATCATCAACCTGGGCGACAAGGGCGCGCCGCCCGGCGTGCCGGAAGTGCTGGCCGCGGCACAGCGCCTGCTGGCCGACTATCCTCCCGCCTGA
- a CDS encoding phosphomannomutase/phosphoglucomutase codes for MLPLSRTIFKAYDIRGIIAKTLDASVAYKIGQAFGQAALAKGEQRVVIGRDGRLSGPELTAALAQGLQAAGVDVIDLGVVATPMVYFGTNVLDTRSGIMVTGSHNPPDYNGFKMVLAGEAIHGEAIQALYHSIVAHDGSASTTPGRYTTHDIRASYLQRILGDVKLARPIKIAVDCGNGVAGAFAGDLFRGMGCEVIELFCDVDGNFPNHHPDPAHPENLQDLIRCLAETDAEIGIAFDGDGDRLGVVTKDGQIIYPDRQMMLFAADVLTRHPGAQILYDVKCTRHLAPWISKHGGVPLMYKTGHSLVKAKLRETGAPLGGEMSGHIFFKDRWYGFDDGMYSAARLLEILTREADPSALLNSLPQSDSTPELHLELQEGENVALMDMLRRDAVFPGNEQIITIDGLRVEYADGFGLARSSNTTPVIVMRFEAETPAALARIQGQFKSVILAAKPDAVLPF; via the coding sequence ATGCTTCCATTGTCCAGAACGATCTTCAAGGCCTACGATATTCGCGGCATCATCGCCAAAACCCTCGATGCCAGCGTGGCTTACAAGATCGGTCAGGCATTTGGCCAGGCCGCCCTGGCCAAGGGTGAGCAGCGGGTCGTGATCGGCCGCGATGGCCGCCTGTCGGGGCCTGAACTGACGGCGGCGCTGGCGCAGGGCTTGCAAGCGGCAGGCGTCGATGTGATCGACCTGGGCGTGGTGGCCACGCCGATGGTCTACTTCGGCACGAATGTGCTCGACACGCGTTCCGGCATCATGGTCACGGGCAGCCACAATCCACCCGATTACAACGGCTTCAAGATGGTGCTGGCGGGCGAAGCGATCCACGGCGAAGCGATCCAGGCGCTGTACCACAGCATCGTCGCCCACGATGGCAGCGCCAGTACCACGCCGGGACGCTACACCACCCATGATATCCGCGCCTCCTACCTGCAGCGCATCCTGGGCGACGTCAAGCTGGCGCGCCCGATCAAGATCGCCGTTGACTGCGGCAATGGCGTGGCCGGCGCATTTGCCGGCGACCTGTTCCGCGGCATGGGCTGCGAGGTCATCGAACTGTTCTGCGACGTCGATGGCAATTTCCCCAACCACCATCCGGACCCGGCGCATCCGGAAAACCTGCAAGACCTGATCCGCTGCCTGGCCGAGACGGATGCGGAAATCGGCATCGCCTTCGATGGCGATGGCGACCGCCTGGGCGTGGTCACCAAGGATGGGCAGATCATCTACCCTGACCGCCAGATGATGCTGTTTGCCGCCGACGTGCTGACCCGCCATCCGGGCGCGCAAATCCTGTACGACGTGAAATGCACGCGCCACCTGGCGCCGTGGATCAGCAAGCATGGCGGCGTGCCGTTGATGTACAAGACGGGTCACTCGCTGGTGAAAGCCAAGCTGCGCGAGACGGGTGCGCCGCTGGGTGGCGAAATGAGCGGCCATATCTTCTTCAAGGACCGCTGGTACGGTTTCGACGACGGCATGTATTCGGCTGCGCGCCTGCTGGAAATCCTGACACGCGAAGCAGATCCTTCGGCCCTGTTGAACTCTCTGCCGCAGTCCGACAGCACGCCGGAACTGCACCTGGAACTGCAGGAAGGCGAGAACGTCGCGCTGATGGACATGCTGCGCCGCGACGCCGTCTTCCCCGGCAATGAACAGATCATCACCATCGATGGCTTGCGCGTGGAATACGCGGACGGCTTCGGCCTGGCCCGTTCGTCGAACACCACGCCGGTGATCGTCATGCGCTTCGAGGCGGAAACGCCGGCAGCCCTGGCGCGTATCCAGGGACAGTTCAAGAGCGTGATCCTGGCAGCCAAGCCTGACGCCGTTCTGCCGTTCTGA
- a CDS encoding H-NS family nucleoid-associated regulatory protein: MDLSTMTMLELRKLEDNVKQELNSREREDLNKAREQIMAIAQQAGIPLKQLILDGLHPRTGKVAVRYRHPDNATQQWTGRGRQPLWVRQWVESGKSIDLLRV; the protein is encoded by the coding sequence ATGGATCTGTCAACGATGACGATGCTGGAATTGCGCAAGCTGGAAGATAATGTGAAGCAGGAATTGAACAGCCGCGAGCGTGAAGATTTGAACAAGGCGCGCGAACAGATCATGGCCATCGCGCAGCAAGCGGGCATTCCGCTGAAACAGCTGATACTCGACGGCTTGCACCCGCGCACGGGCAAAGTCGCGGTACGATACCGCCATCCTGACAATGCTACTCAACAATGGACAGGCCGTGGTCGCCAGCCGCTGTGGGTCAGGCAGTGGGTGGAATCGGGCAAGTCCATCGATCTGCTGCGCGTATAA
- a CDS encoding symmetrical bis(5'-nucleosyl)-tetraphosphatase: MKTYFIGDLQGCHAQTVELIERIQAAADGPYRLLFAGDLINRGPASLTTLRHVHALAQQGLADSVLGNHDLHLLAVANGIRPEHASDTLTEILDAPDRDELITWLRQRPLALQRQGHVLVHAGLLPQWSATQALSLSEEVSTMLRSDGWVAFLRNMYGNEPAAWRDDLQGADRLRCIVNAMTRLRFCTPDGVMDFKMKESGSAPPGSGLLPWFDVPGRRSAGDTVVFGHWSALGLQLRPELIGLDSGCVWGGKLSAVCLEDRSLLQVDCPAFQRHSGKQ; the protein is encoded by the coding sequence ATGAAAACTTACTTTATCGGCGATCTGCAAGGCTGCCATGCACAAACCGTCGAACTGATCGAACGGATCCAGGCGGCAGCGGATGGCCCGTACCGCCTGCTGTTCGCGGGCGACCTGATCAATCGCGGCCCGGCCTCGCTGACCACCCTGCGCCACGTGCACGCGCTGGCGCAGCAAGGCCTGGCCGACAGTGTCCTGGGCAACCATGACTTGCATTTGCTGGCCGTGGCCAACGGCATCCGGCCCGAGCATGCGTCCGATACGCTGACCGAGATCCTCGACGCGCCCGATCGCGACGAGTTGATCACCTGGCTGCGCCAGCGCCCGCTCGCCTTGCAGCGCCAGGGGCATGTGCTCGTGCATGCGGGCTTGCTGCCGCAATGGAGCGCGACCCAGGCTTTGTCCCTGAGCGAGGAAGTGTCGACCATGCTGCGCAGCGATGGCTGGGTGGCATTCCTGCGCAACATGTACGGCAACGAGCCGGCCGCCTGGCGTGACGACCTGCAGGGCGCCGACCGACTGCGCTGTATCGTCAACGCCATGACGCGGCTGCGCTTTTGTACGCCGGACGGTGTGATGGACTTCAAGATGAAGGAGAGCGGCAGCGCGCCGCCAGGCTCCGGTCTGCTGCCGTGGTTCGACGTGCCGGGCCGGCGCAGCGCGGGCGACACTGTCGTCTTCGGCCACTGGTCGGCGCTGGGATTGCAGTTGCGACCCGAGCTGATCGGCCTTGATAGCGGCTGCGTCTGGGGCGGAAAACTGTCGGCCGTGTGCCTGGAAGATCGCTCGCTGCTGCAAGTCGACTGTCCCGCCTTCCAGCGGCACAGTGGAAAACAGTAA
- a CDS encoding AraC family transcriptional regulator: MHPDTDRLARWLLGSLELDTAVLHVGQYCGRWRASTAGRELGSFHLVLDGHCYLHLDGAAPIALGPRDGVFLLRDLPHFLSPHSDPLQAASAQAMLPLQTPTQQPATALACGFFQFRGALSALIVDSFPPYLLIRGDAPAFSAAAALFDLILLEAGGDPEQPSPLIARLVELLFFYLIRHVAQGEQVAAGLLSLLHQPAFSPLLERMLDAPADDWSIENMAKAACMSRASFCKHFASASGHSPAQFLLLLRMKIAARRLHDGVSVERAAELVGYRSHAAFTRAFKRVTGEQPGAYRRDQKLRQLAS; encoded by the coding sequence ATGCATCCTGATACCGACAGACTGGCGCGCTGGCTGCTCGGCAGCCTGGAACTCGACACCGCCGTCCTGCATGTGGGCCAGTACTGTGGCCGCTGGCGCGCTTCCACGGCGGGCCGGGAACTGGGCAGCTTTCACCTGGTGCTCGATGGCCACTGCTATTTGCACCTCGATGGCGCGGCGCCGATAGCGCTCGGCCCGCGCGATGGCGTCTTCCTGCTGCGCGACTTGCCGCATTTCCTCAGCCCGCACAGCGATCCGTTGCAGGCGGCAAGCGCGCAAGCCATGCTGCCGCTGCAAACACCCACGCAGCAGCCGGCGACGGCACTGGCCTGCGGCTTCTTTCAATTTCGCGGCGCCCTCTCCGCACTGATCGTCGACTCCTTCCCGCCATATCTGCTGATACGCGGCGACGCGCCCGCCTTCAGCGCCGCCGCTGCGCTGTTCGACCTGATCCTGCTTGAAGCGGGCGGCGATCCGGAGCAGCCGTCGCCGCTCATCGCGCGCCTGGTCGAACTGCTGTTCTTTTACCTGATCCGCCACGTGGCGCAGGGCGAGCAGGTGGCGGCGGGCCTGCTGTCGCTGCTGCACCAGCCCGCATTTTCGCCGCTGCTCGAACGCATGCTCGACGCCCCCGCCGACGACTGGTCGATCGAGAACATGGCCAAGGCGGCGTGCATGTCGCGCGCCAGCTTCTGCAAGCATTTCGCCAGCGCCAGCGGCCATTCGCCGGCCCAATTCCTGCTCCTGCTGCGCATGAAGATCGCGGCACGCCGGCTGCACGACGGCGTCTCCGTCGAACGCGCGGCCGAACTGGTGGGTTACCGCTCGCACGCCGCCTTTACACGCGCCTTCAAGCGGGTCACGGGCGAGCAACCGGGCGCCTACCGGCGCGACCAGAAATTGCGCCAGCTGGCCAGCTAA
- a CDS encoding carboxymuconolactone decarboxylase family protein yields the protein MSRLTLHTLDTAPADSRPFVEKAIANNGFLPNLIGVLANAPLALETYLTVSGINARASLTLMEREVVQITAARIHGCDFCIAGHSAISLKKAGQTPDIVRALQHGQPTGDTKLDAVAAFATAVIATRGAVSDAEYQAFLAAGYNEQQALEVVLGISLATLCNFSNSLAGTPVNPQLTPYLPGAV from the coding sequence ATGTCCCGTCTGACGCTGCACACTCTCGATACCGCCCCGGCCGATAGCCGCCCCTTCGTGGAAAAGGCCATCGCCAACAATGGCTTCCTGCCCAACCTGATCGGCGTGCTGGCCAATGCCCCGCTGGCACTGGAAACCTACCTGACCGTCTCCGGCATCAATGCGCGCGCCAGCCTGACGTTAATGGAACGCGAAGTGGTGCAAATCACGGCCGCGCGCATCCACGGCTGCGATTTCTGCATCGCCGGCCATAGCGCCATCTCGCTGAAAAAAGCGGGCCAGACGCCCGACATCGTGCGCGCCCTGCAGCATGGCCAGCCGACCGGCGATACGAAGCTGGACGCCGTCGCCGCCTTCGCCACGGCCGTCATCGCCACGCGCGGCGCCGTCAGCGACGCCGAATATCAAGCCTTCCTGGCCGCCGGCTACAACGAACAGCAGGCGCTGGAAGTCGTGCTGGGGATCAGCCTGGCCACCCTGTGCAATTTTTCCAACAGCCTGGCCGGCACGCCCGTCAATCCGCAATTGACACCCTACCTGCCTGGCGCCGTCTGA
- a CDS encoding acyl-CoA dehydrogenase family protein translates to MGHLNHWLHMHADELDQSSTLAETVLPALAGDQLLAIGVPQEHGGAGGDVRDAIDAIAYVAEQSVTAAFVFWGQRCFIEFLLQSENRALAERRLPGLLAGTQAGASGLSNAMKFLSGIEQLQITGVRQDDGLLVDGGLAWVTNLRKAGFVAAAAVAPNDGAPPAIVAFDSGTPGVQRSDDLDLIALRGSNTASVKLTQVHIPAADIISDNAPAWLPQVRPSFLGMQCGLSIGLARASLAKAAQISAGSRNALTPRIEALQVTLEAAVATLLAGVHDGRFKTQAPAMFRLRIQLADVLQQALMLELQAMGGRAYLNAEQQGFARRWRESSFIPIVTPSLTQLQAALQLFDSQQAAKAGASA, encoded by the coding sequence ATGGGCCACCTCAATCACTGGCTGCACATGCATGCCGACGAGCTCGACCAATCGTCGACACTGGCTGAAACTGTACTTCCCGCGCTGGCCGGCGACCAGCTGCTGGCCATCGGCGTGCCGCAGGAGCACGGCGGCGCGGGCGGCGACGTGCGCGACGCCATCGACGCCATCGCCTACGTCGCCGAGCAATCGGTAACGGCGGCCTTTGTTTTCTGGGGCCAGCGCTGCTTCATCGAATTCCTGCTGCAAAGCGAGAACCGCGCGCTGGCCGAGCGCCGTTTGCCCGGCCTGCTGGCTGGCACACAGGCCGGTGCCAGCGGCCTGTCGAACGCCATGAAATTCTTGTCCGGTATCGAGCAGCTGCAAATCACGGGCGTGCGCCAGGATGACGGCTTGCTGGTCGACGGCGGCCTGGCCTGGGTGACGAACTTGCGCAAGGCGGGCTTTGTCGCGGCCGCCGCCGTGGCGCCGAACGACGGCGCGCCACCCGCCATCGTCGCCTTCGACAGCGGCACGCCAGGCGTGCAGCGCAGCGACGACCTGGACCTGATCGCCCTGCGCGGCAGCAATACGGCCTCCGTCAAGCTGACGCAGGTGCACATCCCCGCTGCGGACATCATCAGCGACAATGCGCCAGCCTGGCTGCCGCAGGTACGCCCCTCGTTCCTCGGCATGCAGTGCGGCCTGTCGATCGGCCTGGCGCGCGCCAGCCTGGCAAAGGCGGCGCAGATCTCGGCCGGCTCGCGCAACGCGCTCACGCCGCGCATCGAAGCGCTGCAAGTCACCCTGGAGGCGGCTGTTGCCACCTTGCTGGCCGGCGTGCACGATGGCCGCTTCAAGACGCAGGCGCCGGCCATGTTCCGCCTGCGCATACAGCTGGCCGATGTGCTGCAGCAGGCGCTGATGCTGGAACTGCAGGCGATGGGCGGGCGCGCCTACCTGAACGCGGAGCAGCAGGGCTTTGCCCGCCGCTGGCGCGAATCGTCGTTCATCCCCATCGTCACCCCCAGCCTGACGCAATTGCAGGCAGCCTTGCAGCTGTTCGACAGCCAGCAGGCGGCCAAGGCGGGAGCGTCGGCATGA